Proteins encoded together in one Pseudomonas sp. Seg1 window:
- a CDS encoding EamA family transporter: MLATALVLVAALLHAAWNTLIKFSAERLLVVACMDTVALLFVTLALPFISLPPQEIWPWILASAAFELLYRYLLIQAYRVGDLGLVYPLMRGLSPLVVLALTLIFAGEVLTTQQIFGIMLIPFGMACLLWQGGGGKHLPWSMLPVVALIGLCIGCYTYIDGQALRRWSHPLDYLVWVTLLSAWPFPLLAWVAKRPAFMQFWREQWKLGLTVGFCVLFSYALVLWAMQLGSIAEAAALREISVILVVLFGMRYLKEPFGRPRLLACGLVLIGMLVMKF, translated from the coding sequence ATGCTGGCGACAGCTCTGGTGTTGGTGGCGGCGCTGTTGCATGCGGCGTGGAATACCCTGATCAAATTCAGCGCCGAACGGCTGCTGGTGGTGGCGTGCATGGACACGGTGGCGCTGTTGTTCGTGACGCTGGCGTTGCCCTTCATCAGCCTGCCGCCGCAGGAAATCTGGCCGTGGATACTGGCTTCGGCGGCGTTCGAACTGCTGTATCGCTATCTGCTGATCCAGGCCTATCGGGTCGGCGACCTCGGTCTGGTCTATCCGCTGATGCGCGGTTTGTCACCGCTGGTGGTGCTGGCGTTGACCCTGATTTTTGCCGGCGAAGTGCTGACCACCCAGCAGATCTTCGGGATCATGCTGATTCCCTTTGGCATGGCCTGCCTGCTCTGGCAGGGCGGTGGCGGCAAGCATCTGCCGTGGTCAATGTTGCCGGTGGTTGCGTTGATCGGACTGTGCATCGGTTGCTACACCTACATCGACGGTCAGGCGTTGCGGCGCTGGTCGCACCCGCTGGATTATCTGGTCTGGGTCACGCTGCTCAGTGCCTGGCCGTTTCCGCTGCTTGCGTGGGTGGCCAAGCGCCCGGCGTTCATGCAGTTCTGGCGTGAACAATGGAAGCTGGGGCTGACCGTCGGATTCTGCGTGTTGTTCAGCTACGCTCTGGTGCTGTGGGCGATGCAGTTGGGCTCGATTGCAGAAGCGGCGGCATTGCGCGAGATCAGCGTGATTCTGGTGGTGCTGTTTGGTATGCGCTATCTCAAAGAACCTTTCGGCCGGCCACGGCTCTTAGCCTGTGGGCTGGTGCTGATCGGCATGCTGGTGATGAAGTTCTGA
- a CDS encoding sodium:proton antiporter — protein MLELVAAFICLTTLLTFVNFRFIGLPPTIGVMVTALMFSLLLQGLSLLGYPGLEERVQQLIGQIDFGDLLMNWMLSFLLFAGALHVNLNDLRSYRWPIGLLATFGVLIATAVIGSLAYYIFALFGWHVSFLYCLLFGALISPTDPIAVLGVLRTANASKPLKTTIVGESLFNDGTAVVVFTVLLGIAQLGETPTISATAMLFAHEAIGGVLFGGLIGYLVYLMIKSIEQHQIEVMLTLALVIGGSAMASELHVSAPIAMVVAGLIIGNLGRNLAMNDMTRKYLDGFWELLDDMLNALLFALIGMELLLLPFNWAHVAAASLLALAILLSRLLTVAPAIVLLRRWRTVPRGTIRILTWGGLRGGVSVALALALPLGPERDLLLSITYIVVLSSILLQGLTIGKLVKHATRNEPASVTEAAH, from the coding sequence ATGCTTGAACTTGTCGCCGCTTTTATCTGTTTGACCACCCTCCTGACCTTCGTCAATTTCCGCTTTATCGGCCTGCCGCCGACCATCGGCGTGATGGTCACCGCACTGATGTTCTCTCTGTTGCTGCAAGGCCTGAGCCTGCTCGGCTACCCAGGCCTCGAAGAACGTGTGCAGCAACTGATCGGCCAGATCGACTTCGGCGACCTGCTGATGAACTGGATGCTGTCGTTCCTGCTGTTCGCCGGCGCCCTGCACGTCAACCTGAACGACTTGCGCAGCTACCGCTGGCCCATCGGCCTGCTGGCAACATTCGGTGTATTGATCGCGACCGCCGTGATCGGCAGTCTCGCCTATTACATTTTTGCCTTGTTTGGCTGGCATGTGAGTTTCCTCTACTGCCTGCTGTTCGGTGCGCTGATTTCGCCGACCGACCCGATCGCCGTGCTCGGCGTACTGCGGACCGCCAACGCCTCGAAACCGCTGAAAACCACCATCGTCGGCGAATCGCTGTTCAACGACGGCACTGCGGTTGTGGTGTTCACCGTGTTGCTGGGCATCGCCCAGCTCGGCGAAACCCCGACCATCAGCGCCACCGCCATGCTGTTCGCACATGAGGCGATTGGCGGCGTGCTGTTCGGTGGGCTGATCGGTTATCTGGTGTACCTGATGATCAAGAGCATCGAGCAGCACCAGATCGAAGTGATGCTGACCCTCGCACTGGTGATCGGCGGTTCGGCGATGGCGTCCGAACTGCACGTCTCGGCGCCGATTGCGATGGTGGTCGCCGGTCTGATCATCGGCAACCTCGGTCGCAACCTGGCGATGAACGACATGACCCGCAAATACCTCGACGGCTTCTGGGAGCTGCTCGATGACATGCTCAACGCACTGCTGTTCGCGCTGATCGGCATGGAACTGTTGCTGCTGCCATTCAACTGGGCGCACGTGGCGGCGGCCAGTTTGCTGGCGCTGGCGATTCTGCTGTCGCGCCTGCTCACCGTGGCCCCGGCCATCGTCCTGCTGCGTCGTTGGCGCACGGTGCCGCGCGGCACCATCCGCATCCTGACCTGGGGCGGTTTGCGCGGCGGTGTCTCGGTGGCGTTGGCGCTGGCGCTGCCACTGGGTCCGGAGCGTGATCTACTGCTGAGCATCACCTATATCGTGGTGCTGTCGTCGATCCTGCTGCAAGGTTTGACCATCGGCAAACTGGTCAAGCACGCGACTCGCAACGAGCCGGCAAGCGTGACTGAAGCCGCGCACTGA
- a CDS encoding LysR family transcriptional regulator, with amino-acid sequence MDVRFLKSLVAVVETGSIAAAARRENRTAAAISQRVQALERELGCTLLLRTAHAARPSDQCLLMLPKIRAIIEQAQALQSDWHHDGLSGEVKIGAISTALTGVLPALIERLSLSAPDLKLKITPGDSKSLYEKVLTGELDAAILVRPPFQPPKALALAVLKVEPLILVAPAMHAGQSLATLLREHPFIRYDARSWGGQIAQRYLDEQAIEPNVLCELDALETIVMLVAQGMGVSLVPQWAGMALEGMCVLPVGDGQRYSRELVVMRGSTPHRPLAMRHLLELLGSSS; translated from the coding sequence ATGGATGTACGGTTTCTGAAAAGCCTGGTGGCCGTGGTCGAGACCGGCTCGATTGCAGCAGCAGCACGCCGCGAGAATCGCACGGCCGCCGCTATCAGTCAGCGTGTGCAAGCGCTCGAGCGCGAGTTGGGCTGCACGTTATTGCTGCGCACCGCCCATGCGGCGCGACCCTCCGACCAGTGCCTGCTGATGCTGCCGAAGATCAGGGCAATCATCGAACAGGCGCAGGCTTTACAGAGCGACTGGCACCATGACGGTCTGTCCGGAGAAGTGAAGATCGGGGCCATTTCCACCGCGCTGACGGGTGTGTTGCCCGCCTTGATCGAGCGACTGTCGCTGTCGGCGCCGGATTTGAAGCTGAAGATCACACCGGGCGACTCGAAAAGCCTTTACGAAAAAGTGCTCACGGGTGAGCTTGACGCGGCGATCCTGGTCAGGCCGCCGTTCCAGCCGCCGAAGGCATTGGCACTGGCCGTGCTCAAGGTTGAGCCACTGATTCTGGTCGCCCCGGCCATGCACGCCGGGCAGTCGCTGGCAACGCTGTTACGCGAGCATCCGTTCATACGTTATGACGCACGCTCGTGGGGCGGACAGATTGCCCAGCGCTACCTGGATGAACAAGCCATTGAGCCGAACGTGCTGTGTGAACTGGATGCACTGGAGACCATCGTCATGCTGGTCGCGCAGGGGATGGGAGTGTCGCTGGTGCCGCAATGGGCCGGGATGGCGCTGGAGGGGATGTGTGTATTGCCGGTGGGCGACGGGCAGCGTTATTCGCGGGAACTGGTGGTGATGCGTGGCTCGACGCCGCACCGCCCGTTGGCGATGCGGCATCTGCTCGAGTTGCTCGGCAGTTCGTCGTGA
- a CDS encoding VOC family protein, protein MNRPFHAAYHVCDLQQTRTFYRDVLGCTEGRSTETWVDFDFFGNQISLHLGTPFATTRTGHVGEHKVLMPHIGVVLPLDEWLALAERLNRLGTAFEIPPVIRFAGEPGEQRTMFFLDPSGNPIEVKGFKDFAGLFAH, encoded by the coding sequence ATGAACAGACCTTTTCACGCTGCATACCATGTTTGCGATCTGCAACAGACGCGGACTTTTTATCGAGATGTGTTGGGCTGCACTGAGGGCCGCAGTACCGAGACCTGGGTCGACTTCGATTTCTTCGGCAACCAGATCTCCCTGCACTTGGGCACACCCTTCGCCACCACCCGTACCGGGCATGTCGGTGAACATAAAGTATTAATGCCGCACATTGGCGTGGTGCTGCCGCTGGATGAATGGCTGGCACTGGCCGAGCGCTTGAACCGCCTCGGCACCGCTTTCGAGATTCCACCCGTGATCCGCTTTGCCGGCGAACCCGGCGAGCAGCGCACGATGTTCTTTCTCGACCCAAGTGGCAACCCGATTGAGGTCAAGGGCTTCAAGGACTTCGCCGGTCTCTTCGCACACTGA
- a CDS encoding cation:dicarboxylase symporter family transporter: MTTRQPTSLVTRIMLGLAAGIIVGILLNQFPEHKIWFIDNLLQPAGDLFIRLMKMIVVPLVFACMVVGIAGAGSTKALGRVGIKTLVYFFTITSIAIVFGLIVGNVFQPGAGADFSSTLQAPVTGLAAAGDTQNLGRTLVNIVPDNIVLAMSQGKLLSVLFFAILFGCALSMLPEKQKAPLIAVMQAVSDTMFKVTHLVMHYSPIGIFGLIGVTVASFGLSALLPLAKLIGITYVAVLLFALGVLGVVARMAGIRFFHLIREIRSELLLAYSSAASATVMPQLIEKMERYGAPRPITSMVIPLGYSFNLDGASLFAGLGTLFIAQAYGIDLGLADQAMLVLIMVLTSKGAAGVPGFMFIILTATLTAAGLPVEGVAIIAGVYRLMDMPVTALNVLGNALAPLVIARWEGQLKMPEGEPTAEPVSPSFKA, translated from the coding sequence ATGACTACCAGACAACCCACCAGCCTTGTCACTCGCATCATGCTCGGGCTGGCCGCCGGAATAATCGTCGGCATCCTTCTCAATCAGTTTCCCGAACACAAGATCTGGTTCATCGACAACCTGTTGCAGCCGGCGGGGGATCTGTTTATCAGGTTGATGAAAATGATTGTCGTACCGTTGGTCTTTGCGTGCATGGTGGTCGGCATCGCCGGGGCAGGCAGCACCAAGGCGCTCGGACGCGTCGGGATCAAGACGCTGGTGTATTTCTTCACGATCACCAGCATCGCCATCGTCTTCGGGCTGATCGTCGGTAATGTATTCCAGCCCGGCGCGGGTGCGGACTTCAGCAGCACGCTGCAAGCACCGGTCACCGGCCTTGCCGCTGCGGGGGACACACAGAATCTGGGCCGAACGCTGGTCAACATCGTTCCGGATAACATCGTGCTGGCCATGTCCCAAGGCAAACTGCTGTCAGTACTGTTTTTCGCCATCCTGTTCGGCTGCGCCTTATCGATGCTGCCCGAAAAGCAAAAGGCGCCACTGATCGCGGTGATGCAGGCGGTTTCGGATACCATGTTCAAGGTCACGCATCTGGTCATGCACTATTCGCCGATCGGCATCTTCGGCCTGATCGGCGTCACCGTCGCCAGCTTCGGTCTCAGTGCCTTGCTGCCGCTGGCCAAACTGATCGGTATCACTTACGTGGCAGTGCTGCTGTTCGCGCTTGGCGTGCTGGGGGTGGTAGCGCGCATGGCCGGGATCCGCTTTTTCCACCTGATTCGGGAAATTCGCAGTGAACTTCTGCTGGCTTACAGCAGCGCCGCTTCGGCCACGGTGATGCCACAATTGATCGAGAAGATGGAGCGTTATGGTGCGCCGCGTCCTATCACCAGCATGGTCATTCCATTGGGCTACTCGTTCAACCTGGATGGCGCATCACTGTTCGCCGGACTGGGCACGCTGTTCATCGCCCAGGCTTACGGCATCGACCTGGGTCTGGCCGATCAGGCGATGCTGGTGCTGATCATGGTGCTGACGTCCAAAGGCGCCGCGGGTGTGCCGGGCTTCATGTTCATCATTCTGACCGCGACCCTGACCGCCGCCGGCTTGCCGGTGGAGGGCGTGGCGATTATCGCTGGCGTCTATCGACTGATGGACATGCCTGTCACAGCACTCAATGTGTTGGGCAATGCATTGGCGCCGCTGGTCATCGCTCGCTGGGAAGGACAGCTCAAGATGCCTGAAGGTGAACCGACCGCCGAGCCGGTCAGCCCCTCATTCAAAGCTTGA
- a CDS encoding formate/nitrite transporter family protein: MSTPTDGKTPNLSTDEKHEVEKSQPPRAAVLHEIIRTQGDQELERSIAALWWSALAAGLTMGLSLMGMGLLNSRLPEGDEFKVIASFGYCAGFLAVILARQQLFTENTLTAVLPVMTKPTLRNFGRLIRLWGVVLFGNLCGTILVAYVMLELPIFDTRTDQAFLEIGRKVMENHASQMFAKGIVSGWMIATMVWMIPSMESAKMWIIILITYLMALGDFTHIVVGSAEVSYLVFAGELPWSDFWMVFAGPTLAGNIIGGSFIFALISHAQIRSESGVPKADKSDPGAPRADDRDSKTQ; encoded by the coding sequence ATGAGCACCCCGACAGACGGCAAGACCCCCAACCTCTCGACCGATGAAAAACATGAAGTCGAGAAAAGCCAGCCGCCCCGCGCGGCGGTTCTGCACGAGATCATCCGCACCCAAGGCGACCAGGAACTGGAGCGCAGTATTGCCGCACTGTGGTGGTCAGCGCTGGCCGCAGGGCTGACCATGGGCCTGTCGCTGATGGGCATGGGCCTGCTCAACTCGCGCCTGCCCGAAGGTGACGAGTTCAAGGTGATCGCCAGTTTTGGTTACTGCGCGGGTTTCCTCGCGGTGATCCTCGCGCGCCAGCAACTGTTCACCGAGAACACTCTTACCGCCGTACTGCCGGTGATGACCAAACCGACCCTGCGCAATTTCGGCCGGTTGATTCGATTGTGGGGCGTGGTGCTGTTCGGCAACCTGTGCGGCACCATTCTGGTGGCGTACGTGATGCTTGAACTGCCGATCTTCGACACCAGGACCGACCAGGCCTTCCTTGAAATAGGCCGCAAGGTCATGGAAAACCACGCCAGCCAGATGTTCGCCAAGGGCATCGTCTCCGGCTGGATGATCGCCACCATGGTCTGGATGATCCCGTCCATGGAAAGCGCCAAGATGTGGATCATCATCCTCATCACTTACCTGATGGCGTTGGGCGACTTCACCCACATCGTGGTCGGTTCGGCGGAAGTGTCGTATCTGGTGTTTGCCGGCGAACTGCCGTGGAGTGATTTCTGGATGGTGTTCGCCGGGCCGACGCTGGCGGGGAATATCATCGGCGGCAGTTTCATCTTCGCCCTGATCAGCCATGCGCAGATTCGCAGCGAAAGCGGCGTGCCCAAGGCTGACAAGTCAGACCCTGGCGCACCCCGCGCAGATGACCGCGACAGCAAGACTCAATAG
- a CDS encoding hotdog domain-containing protein, whose product MNFHTRKWVKPEDLNPNGTLFGGSLLRWIDEEAAIYAIVQLGNQRVVTKYISEINFVSASRQGDIIELGITATEFGRTSITLTCEVRNKITRKSILTVEKMVFVNLGEDGLPAPHGRTEIKYVKDQFKEDELVSN is encoded by the coding sequence ATGAATTTCCACACCCGCAAATGGGTAAAACCCGAAGACCTGAACCCTAACGGCACCTTGTTCGGCGGCAGCCTGCTGCGCTGGATCGACGAAGAAGCGGCGATCTACGCCATCGTGCAGTTGGGCAATCAGCGCGTGGTGACCAAGTACATCTCCGAAATCAACTTCGTCAGCGCTTCGCGCCAGGGCGACATCATCGAACTGGGCATCACCGCCACCGAATTCGGCCGCACCTCGATCACCCTGACCTGCGAAGTGCGCAACAAGATCACCCGCAAGAGCATCCTTACGGTCGAGAAAATGGTCTTTGTGAATCTGGGCGAGGACGGCCTGCCGGCTCCGCACGGGCGGACCGAGATCAAGTACGTCAAAGACCAGTTCAAGGAAGATGAGCTGGTCAGCAACTGA
- the ahcY gene encoding adenosylhomocysteinase produces the protein MSAVITPADFNDYKVADMSLAAWGRRETIIAESEMPALMGLRRKYSGEQPLKGAKILGCIHMTIQTAVLIETLVALGAEVRWSSCNIFSTQDQAAAAIAAAGIPVFAWKGETEEEYEWCLEQTILKDGQPWDANMILDDGGDLTQLLHDKYPQVLDRVHGVTEETTTGVHRLLDMLAKGELKIPAINVNDSVTKSKNDNKYGCRHSLNDAIKRGTDHLLSGKQALVIGYGDVGKGSAQSLRQEGMIVKVSEVDPICAMQACMDGFELVSPFIDGINDGSEASIDKALLGKIDLIVTTTGNVNVCDANMLKALKKRAVVCNIGHFDNEIDTAFMRKNWAWEEVKPQVHKIHRTGPGAFDAQNDDYLILLAEGRLVNLGNATGHPSRIMDGSFANQVLAQIFLFGQKYADLSPAQKAERLTVEVLPKKLDEEVALEMVRGFGGVVTQLTKQQADYIGVTVEGPFKPHAYRY, from the coding sequence ATGAGCGCTGTTATCACGCCTGCAGATTTTAACGATTACAAAGTTGCCGACATGTCCCTGGCTGCCTGGGGCCGTCGCGAAACCATCATCGCCGAATCGGAAATGCCGGCCCTGATGGGTCTGCGTCGCAAGTACTCCGGCGAACAGCCGTTGAAAGGCGCCAAGATCCTCGGCTGCATCCACATGACCATTCAGACTGCCGTGCTGATCGAAACCCTGGTTGCCCTGGGTGCCGAAGTGCGCTGGTCGTCGTGCAACATTTTCTCCACTCAGGATCAGGCTGCTGCCGCTATCGCCGCTGCCGGTATCCCGGTTTTCGCCTGGAAAGGTGAAACCGAAGAAGAGTACGAGTGGTGCCTGGAGCAGACCATCCTGAAGGATGGCCAGCCATGGGACGCCAACATGATCCTCGACGACGGCGGCGACCTGACTCAGCTGCTGCACGACAAGTACCCACAGGTTCTGGATCGCGTTCACGGCGTGACCGAAGAAACCACCACCGGCGTACACCGTCTGCTGGACATGCTGGCCAAGGGCGAGCTGAAAATCCCGGCCATCAACGTCAACGACTCGGTGACCAAGTCCAAGAACGACAACAAGTACGGCTGCCGTCACAGCCTGAACGACGCGATCAAGCGTGGTACCGACCACCTGCTGTCCGGCAAGCAAGCGCTGGTCATCGGTTACGGTGACGTGGGCAAGGGCTCCGCGCAGTCCCTGCGTCAGGAAGGCATGATCGTCAAGGTTTCCGAAGTTGACCCGATCTGCGCCATGCAAGCGTGCATGGACGGTTTCGAACTGGTTTCGCCGTTCATCGACGGTATCAACGACGGTTCCGAAGCAAGCATCGACAAAGCGCTGCTGGGCAAGATCGACCTGATCGTGACCACCACCGGTAACGTCAATGTTTGCGACGCGAACATGCTCAAAGCCCTGAAGAAGCGCGCCGTTGTCTGCAACATCGGTCACTTCGACAACGAAATCGACACCGCTTTCATGCGCAAGAACTGGGCATGGGAAGAAGTGAAGCCACAGGTACACAAGATCCACCGTACCGGCCCGGGCGCTTTCGATGCGCAGAACGACGACTACCTGATCCTGCTGGCCGAAGGCCGCCTGGTGAACCTGGGCAACGCCACTGGTCACCCGAGCCGCATCATGGACGGTTCGTTCGCCAACCAGGTTCTGGCGCAGATCTTCCTGTTCGGCCAGAAGTACGCCGACCTGTCGCCAGCCCAGAAAGCCGAGCGTCTGACCGTTGAAGTACTGCCGAAGAAACTCGACGAAGAAGTGGCCCTGGAAATGGTTCGCGGCTTCGGCGGCGTGGTCACGCAACTGACCAAGCAACAGGCTGACTACATCGGCGTCACCGTCGAAGGCCCGTTCAAGCCGCACGCTTACCGCTACTAA
- the metF gene encoding methylenetetrahydrofolate reductase [NAD(P)H], whose amino-acid sequence MSQDRRYSFEFFPTKTDAGHEKLLNVARQLATYNPDFFSCTYGAGGSTRDRTLNTVLQLESEVKVPAAPHLSCVGDSKDDLRGLLNEYKAAGIKRIVALRGDLPSGMGMTSGELRHANELVEFIREETGDHFHIEVAAYPEMHPQARNYEDDLANFVRKARAGADSAITQYFFNADSYFYFVDRLQALGVDIPVVPGIMPITNYSKLARFSDACGAEIPRWIRKQLEAYGDDSQSIQRFGEQVVSEMCERLLQGGAPGLHFYSMNQAEPSLAIWNNLKLPR is encoded by the coding sequence ATGTCCCAAGACCGTCGCTACAGCTTCGAGTTCTTCCCGACCAAGACCGATGCTGGGCATGAAAAGCTGCTCAACGTTGCCCGTCAGTTGGCAACGTACAATCCCGATTTCTTCTCCTGCACCTATGGCGCTGGTGGTTCGACCCGTGATCGCACCCTCAACACCGTTCTGCAACTGGAAAGCGAAGTCAAAGTACCGGCCGCACCGCACCTGTCGTGCGTCGGCGACAGCAAGGACGACCTGCGCGGCCTGCTGAACGAGTACAAGGCTGCCGGCATCAAGCGCATCGTTGCCCTGCGTGGCGACCTGCCGTCCGGCATGGGCATGACCAGCGGTGAGCTGCGTCACGCCAATGAACTGGTTGAATTCATTCGTGAAGAAACCGGCGATCACTTCCACATCGAAGTCGCCGCTTACCCGGAGATGCATCCGCAAGCGCGCAATTACGAAGACGATCTCGCCAACTTCGTGCGCAAGGCCCGCGCTGGCGCCGACAGCGCGATCACCCAGTATTTCTTCAACGCCGACAGCTACTTCTACTTCGTCGACCGTTTGCAGGCGCTGGGTGTGGATATTCCGGTAGTACCGGGAATCATGCCGATCACCAACTACAGCAAACTCGCGCGCTTCTCCGATGCCTGCGGTGCGGAAATTCCGCGCTGGATCCGCAAGCAACTGGAAGCCTACGGCGATGACAGCCAAAGCATTCAGCGCTTTGGTGAGCAAGTTGTCAGCGAGATGTGCGAGCGCCTGCTGCAAGGTGGCGCGCCGGGACTGCATTTCTATTCCATGAACCAGGCTGAGCCTAGCCTGGCGATCTGGAATAACCTGAAGTTACCGCGTTAA
- a CDS encoding transporter substrate-binding domain-containing protein — protein MPLIAQLFTVLVFACLSFAARGEKLRIVTEPWAPYVYEENGKNLGLDYETTAIVFKRLGIEVEWQFLPWKRCLSMLETGQADGALDIFHSDERDATLLYPSEPLSDVEFVMFYANDRPHPFSNLEELKGLTIGTSPGYLYSPDFSESTLFTREPAPTHEANFGKLLRGRIDLLITDRRVGQHLLDQLNIRDQISENPTVISRQSQFLAVRRNAGMDLLVQRFGAELKRFKREPAYAELSARYGAAPNVAAPLGNASANSKTVEQQESSAQ, from the coding sequence ATGCCTTTGATCGCGCAGTTATTCACCGTGCTGGTTTTTGCTTGCCTGAGCTTCGCCGCTCGAGGCGAGAAGCTGCGCATTGTCACCGAACCGTGGGCGCCTTATGTCTACGAGGAGAACGGCAAAAACCTCGGGCTCGACTACGAAACCACCGCCATCGTGTTCAAGCGCCTGGGCATTGAAGTCGAATGGCAATTCCTGCCATGGAAACGCTGCCTGTCGATGCTGGAAACCGGCCAGGCCGACGGCGCACTGGATATCTTCCACAGCGACGAGCGCGATGCCACCCTGCTCTACCCCAGCGAACCGCTGTCGGATGTCGAGTTCGTGATGTTCTACGCCAACGATCGACCGCACCCCTTCAGCAACCTCGAAGAACTCAAAGGCCTGACCATCGGCACCTCACCGGGTTATCTGTACAGCCCCGACTTCAGCGAATCGACACTGTTTACCCGCGAACCGGCACCGACCCACGAAGCCAATTTCGGCAAACTGCTGCGTGGACGCATTGACCTGCTGATCACCGACCGCCGCGTCGGCCAGCATTTGCTCGATCAGTTGAATATTCGCGATCAGATCAGCGAAAACCCCACAGTCATTAGCCGTCAGAGCCAGTTTCTTGCGGTTCGGCGCAATGCCGGGATGGATTTGCTGGTGCAGCGTTTCGGTGCCGAGCTCAAGCGATTCAAGCGCGAACCAGCGTACGCCGAGCTGAGCGCACGCTATGGCGCGGCGCCCAACGTTGCCGCACCGCTGGGCAATGCCTCGGCCAACAGTAAAACCGTTGAGCAGCAGGAAAGCAGCGCGCAATGA